One Hippocampus zosterae strain Florida chromosome 21, ASM2543408v3, whole genome shotgun sequence genomic region harbors:
- the LOC127594012 gene encoding E3 ubiquitin-protein ligase TRIM35-like — translation MASRVENDIRCPTCLEIFEDPVMLPCSHSFCRACVQQWWDGKGERTCPVCRQTCESMDVPPNLALRNLCEAFSHASVESEDVCSLHKEKLKLFCLDHRAPVCIICRDAESHTGHKFRPLEEVVKGHKEKLREGLWEAKKRLQDQKEIRDECKEQAAYIKVQRKQVESKIKKDFEELRRFLEVEEEARLSAVREEEETKCQNMTERIEALDRDMAALSATITSTEEKLTSDPVSFMKNFNTLRTRIQKLPDAPKKFPGALLDEVKHVGNLKFNVWEGMKQMVSYSPVILNPNSARSTLTLSEDLTSVCSVKKQQRPSNPERSTAFSDVVGSPLASGTHTWDVEVGENIQWKVGVAWGDPCSPDDMKAKGITFRDEKYKLFADALGSWKPSVKVQRIRVHVDTKQRTLSLTESLTGTLLGKTNPSAWPCLSDNIKLFPYFWTTHKIPLKIIPRSPLVTTESQ, via the coding sequence ATGGCGAGCCGAGTTGAGAATGATATCCGCTGTCCGACCTGTTTGGAGATCTTTGAAGATCCCGTCATGCTGCCGTGTAGTCACAGCTTCTGCCGTGCGTGTGTGCAGCAGTGGTGGGATGGGAAAGGAGAGCGAACGTGTCCGGTCTGCAGACAAACGTGCGAGTCGATGGATGTACCTCCAAACCTGGCACTCAGGAATTTGTGCGAGGCCTTTTCACATGCCTCGGTGGAGTCGGAGGACGTCTGCAGCTTGCACAAGGAGAAACTGAAACTCTTTTGTTTGGACCACCGGGCGCCCGTGTGCATCATCTGCCGAGATGCGGAAAGCCACACTGGCCACAAGTTCCGTCCCCTGGAGGAGGTTGTGAAAGGTCACAAGGAGAAACTCCGGGAAGGGCTGTGGGAGGCAAAGAAAAGGCTGCAAGATCAGAAGGAGATAAGAGATGAGTGCAAAGAGCAAGCGGCATACATCAAGGTCCAGAGGAAGCAGGTTGAAAGCAAGATCAAGAAGGATTTCGAGGAGCTTCGTCGCTTcctggaggtggaggaggaggccagGTTGTCTGCGGtgagggaggaagaggaaacgAAGTGTCAGAACATGACGGAGAGGATCGAGGCTCTTGACAGAGACATGGCCGCTCTCTCAGCCACCATCACAAGCACGGAGGAAAAACTGACCTCTGACCCCGTTTCCTTCATGAAGAACTTCAACACGCTGAGGACCAGAATCCAGAAGCTACCCGACGCACCCAAGAAGTTCCCGGGAGCTCTGCTGGACGAAGTCAAACACGTGGGCAACCTCAAGTTCAACGTGTGGGAAGGAATGAAGCAGATGGTCTCCTACAGCCCCGTCATTCTGAACCCAAACTCGGCCCGGTCGACGCTCACTCTGTCTGAAGATCTGACCAGCGTGTGTTCTGTCAAAAAGCAGCAGCGTCCAAGTAATCCAGAGAGGTCTACGGCCTTTAGTGACGTGGTCGGTTCTCCTTTGGCCTCTGGAACACACACATGGGATGTTGAAGTGGGAGAAAACATCCAGTGGAAAGTAGGAGTGGCGTGGGGGGACCCTTGTTCGCCAGATGATATGAAAGCAAAGGGGATTACGTTCCGGGATGAGAAATACAAATTGTTCGCCGACGCACTTGGATCCTGGAAGCCATCGGTGAAAGTGCAGAGGATCCGAGTTCACGTGGACACGAAGCAACGGACACTTTCATTGACCGAATCGCTTACAGGCACTCTGTTGGGCAAAACGAATCCTTCCGCTTGGCCGTGTTTGTCTGACAACATAAAACTGTTTCCTTACTTTTGGACAACTCATAAAATTCCGCTGAAAATAATTCCACGTTCACCTCTTGTTACGACTGAAAGCCAGTGA
- the sult4a1 gene encoding sulfotransferase 4A1 isoform X2 has protein sequence MAESEVNTPSTPIEYDSKYFEFDGIRLPPFCKGKMEEIANFSLRGSDIWIITYPKSGTSLLQEVVYLVSQGADPDEIGLMNIDEQLPVLEYPQPGLDIIQELTSPRLIKSHLPYRFLPTGLHNGEAKIIYMARNPKDLVVSYFEFHRSLRTMSYRGSFQEFCQRFMNDKLGYGSWFEHVLEFWEHRMDSNVLFLKYEDMYKDLGALVEQLAWFLGVSCDKVQHEAMVESCNQLIEQCCSSEALSICRGRVGLWKDVFTVSMNEKFDAVYGQKMGKSNLKFDFCLGQRPVPTL, from the exons ATGGCAGAGAGCGAAGTCAATACGCCCAGTACACCGATTGAGTATGACAGCAAATACTTTGAATTTGATGGCATTCGGTTGCCACCTTTCTGCAAAGGAAAGATGGAGGAAATCGCCAATTTCTCCCTCAGAGGTAGCGATATATGGATTATTACCTACCCCAAATCAG GCACCAGTCTACTTCAAGAGGTTGTGTATCTTGTGAGTCAAGGAGCAGACCCAGATGAAATTGGCCTTATGAACATAGATGAACAGTTACCTGTCTTAGAGTACCCTCAACCGGGCTTGGACATCATTCAG GAGCTCACATCCCCACGCCTCATCAAAAGTCATCTCCCCTACCGATTTCTTCCAACAGGATTGCACAACGGAGAGGCTAAG ATAATCTACATGGCTCGTAACCCCAAAGACCTGGTCGTGTCCTACTTTGAGTTCCATCGATCTCTTCGAACGATGAGCTACCGAGGATCCTTCCAGGAGTTCTGCCAACGCTTCATGAATGACAAGC TTGGATACGGTTCCTGGTTTGAACACGTTTTAGAATTCTGGGAACACCGCATGGACTCCAATGTTCTCTTtttgaaatatgaggacatgtaCAAG gATCTTGGAGCATTGGTGGAGCAGTTAGCCTGGTTCCTGGGAGTATCTTGCGACAAGGTTCAGCATGAGGCAATGGTGGAAAGCTGCAACCAGCTTATTGAGCAGTGCTGTAGTTCGGAGGCTCTGTCCATCTGCAGGG GTCGCGTCGGTCTGTGGAAGGACGTCTTTACTGTgtcaatgaatgaaaagtttGATGCCGTGTATGGACAGAAGATGGGAAAGTCCAACCTGAAGTTTGATTTCTGCCTCGGACAAAGGCCCGTCCCCACCCTCTAG
- the sult4a1 gene encoding sulfotransferase 4A1 isoform X1, whose protein sequence is MAESEVNTPSTPIEYDSKYFEFDGIRLPPFCKGKMEEIANFSLRGSDIWIITYPKSGTSLLQEVVYLVSQGADPDEIGLMNIDEQLPVLEYPQPGLDIIQELTSPRLIKSHLPYRFLPTGLHNGEAKIIYMARNPKDLVVSYFEFHRSLRTMSYRGSFQEFCQRFMNDKRTYAIGYGSWFEHVLEFWEHRMDSNVLFLKYEDMYKDLGALVEQLAWFLGVSCDKVQHEAMVESCNQLIEQCCSSEALSICRGRVGLWKDVFTVSMNEKFDAVYGQKMGKSNLKFDFCLGQRPVPTL, encoded by the exons ATGGCAGAGAGCGAAGTCAATACGCCCAGTACACCGATTGAGTATGACAGCAAATACTTTGAATTTGATGGCATTCGGTTGCCACCTTTCTGCAAAGGAAAGATGGAGGAAATCGCCAATTTCTCCCTCAGAGGTAGCGATATATGGATTATTACCTACCCCAAATCAG GCACCAGTCTACTTCAAGAGGTTGTGTATCTTGTGAGTCAAGGAGCAGACCCAGATGAAATTGGCCTTATGAACATAGATGAACAGTTACCTGTCTTAGAGTACCCTCAACCGGGCTTGGACATCATTCAG GAGCTCACATCCCCACGCCTCATCAAAAGTCATCTCCCCTACCGATTTCTTCCAACAGGATTGCACAACGGAGAGGCTAAG ATAATCTACATGGCTCGTAACCCCAAAGACCTGGTCGTGTCCTACTTTGAGTTCCATCGATCTCTTCGAACGATGAGCTACCGAGGATCCTTCCAGGAGTTCTGCCAACGCTTCATGAATGACAAGCGTACGTATGCAA TTGGATACGGTTCCTGGTTTGAACACGTTTTAGAATTCTGGGAACACCGCATGGACTCCAATGTTCTCTTtttgaaatatgaggacatgtaCAAG gATCTTGGAGCATTGGTGGAGCAGTTAGCCTGGTTCCTGGGAGTATCTTGCGACAAGGTTCAGCATGAGGCAATGGTGGAAAGCTGCAACCAGCTTATTGAGCAGTGCTGTAGTTCGGAGGCTCTGTCCATCTGCAGGG GTCGCGTCGGTCTGTGGAAGGACGTCTTTACTGTgtcaatgaatgaaaagtttGATGCCGTGTATGGACAGAAGATGGGAAAGTCCAACCTGAAGTTTGATTTCTGCCTCGGACAAAGGCCCGTCCCCACCCTCTAG
- the aldh1l2 gene encoding mitochondrial 10-formyltetrahydrofolate dehydrogenase: MLWTASQVFRKFSTSSYHFQNKLRLAIIGQSLFGKEVYSNLRKEGHKVVGVFTVPDQNGKADPLALAAEKDGTPVFKFPRWRVKGKPIPEVVEAYMAVDAEINVMPFCSQFIPMNIIDHPKHGSIIYHPSILPLHRGASAINWSLIHGDKKAGFTVFWADDGLDTGPILLQRECAVEPDDTVDTLYNRFLFPEGIKAMVESVQLVADGKAPRIPQPEEGASYEGIQKKSNAKINLAQPAQAIHNWIRGHDKIPGAWTVIDGKCVTLYGSSMLQGSVPAGQPLDIQGASAQSLVTKNGLVLHGTDGKAVVVKNLQFEDGKMIPASKYFSTGERQSVELTDDEKEIVKEMRNIWKGILSNVAAIEDTTDFFKSGAASMDVVRLVEEVKQRAGVLLQNEDVYMATTFQDFIQMFVRKLRGEEEEDELVIDHVTKEMNSMTVKMPHQCFINGAFVDAENGKTYDTINPTDGSVICKVSYASVGDVDQAVAAAKQAFDHGPWGKMNPRDRGNLLFKLADLMEQHQEELATIESVDSGAVYTLALKTHVGMSIQTFRYFAGWCDKIQGKTIPINQARPNHNLTFTKKEPIGVCAIVIPWNYPLMMLAWKSAACLAAGNTLVLKPAQVTPLTALKFAELSVKAGIPKGVINILPGSGGMVGQRLADHPDIRKLGFTGSTPIGKQIMKSCALSNLKKVSLELGGKSPLIIFNDCDMDKAVRMGMSSVYFNKGENCIAAGRLFVEESIHDEFISRVVAEIKKMKIGDPLDRSTDHGPQNHKAHLDKLLEYCEVGLKEGATLVCGGKQVERPGFFMEPTVFTDVEDHMFIAKEESFGPVMVVSKFKDGDVEGVLQRANDTEYGLASGVFTRDINKAMYVSEHLEAGTVFVNTYNKTDVASPFGGFKQSGFGKDLGEDALMEYLKTKAVTVEY, translated from the exons ATGTTGTGGACAGCCAGCCAGGTCTTCAGGAAATTTTCCACCTCCTCT TATCACTTCCAGAATAAGCTCCGACTCGCTATAATTGGCCAGAGCTTGTTTGGCAAAGAGGTGTACAGCAACCTGAGGAAAGAGGGTCACAAGGTGGTCGGGGTGTTCACTGTGCCGGACCAAAACGGCAAGGCCGACCCGCTCG CTTTGGCGGCAGAGAAGGACGGCACACCGGTTTTTAAGTTCCCGCGGTGGCGAGTGAAAGGAAAGCCCATCCCGGAAGTGGTGGAAGCCTACATGGCGGTGGATGCCGAGATCAACGTCATGCCTTTCTGCTCCCAGTTCATCCCCATGAACATCATCGATCATCCCAAGCACGGCTCCATCATTTACCATCCCTCCATCCTTCCCCTGCACAGAGGAGCCTCGGCCATCAATTG GTCCTTGATCCACGGCGATAAGAAAGCCGGCTTCACGGTATTTTGGGCCGACGACGGGCTGGATACCGGACCGATCCTGCTGCAGCGGGAGTGCGCCGTTGAGCCCGACGACACCGTGGATACGCTCTACAACCGTTTCCTCTTCCCAGAAGGCATCAAGGCAATG GTTGAGTCCGTGCAACTTGTCGCCGACGGCAAGGCCCCGCGAATCCCGCAGCCGGAGGAGGGCGCGAGCTACGAAGGCATTCAGAAGAAATCCAACGCCAAG aTCAATCTGGCTCAGCCAGCTCAGGCGATTCACAACTGGATACGCGGCCACGACAAAATCCCCGGCGCCTGGACTGTTATTGATGGCAAG TGCGTCACCCTGTATGGTTCGTCAATGTTGCAAGGGTCAGTACCAGCCGGCCAGCCACTCGACATCCAAGGAGCATCCGCTCAAAGCCTGGTGACAAAAAATGGCCTTGTGCTACACGGGACTGATGGAAAAGCC GTTGTCGTCAAAAATCTGCAATTTGAAGATGGGAAAATGATACCCGCTTCAAAGTACTTTTCGACCGGCGAAAGGCAAAGCGTGGAATTAACTGACGACGAGAAAGAGATCGTGAAGGAGATGAGG AATATCTGGAAGGGCATTCTCAGCAACGTCGCAGCCATTGAGGACACGACAGACTTTTTCAAGTCTGGAGCTGCCTCCATGGATGTAGTCAG GTTGGTGGAGGAGGTGAAGCAGCGAGCTGGTGTCCTCCTGCAGAATGAGGACGTTTACATGGCAACCACCTTTCAGGACTTCATCCAGATGTTTGTCCGCAAATTGAGaggtgaagaagaggaggatgaattGGTCATTGATCAC GTCACCAAGGAAATGAACAGCATGACGGTGAAAATGCCGCACCAGTGTTTTATCAACGGCGCATTTGTGGACGCCGAAAACGGCAAGACCTACGATACCATTAATCCCACCGACGGATCG GTCATTTGTAAGGTGTCCTATGCTTCAGTGGGGGACGTGGACCAGGCCGTGGCGGCTGCCAAGCAAGCGTTTGATCACGGGCCCTGGGGCAAGATGAACCCAAGAGACAGAGGAAATCTACTTTTTAA ACTGGCGGACTTGATGGAGCAGCATCAGGAGGAGCTGGCCACCATCGAGTCCGTCGACTCTGGAGCCGTGTACACGCTGGCCCTCAAGACCCACGTGGGCATGTCCATCCAAACCTTTCGCTACTTTGCCGGATGGTGCGACAAGATACAG GGCAAGACAATTCCCATTAACCAAGCCAGGCCCAACCACAATCTCACCTtcacaaaaaaagaaccaatcgg CGTTTGTGCCATTGTCATCCCTTGGAACTACCCGCTCATGATGCTGGCATGGAAAAGCGCCGCCTGCCTTGCAGCTGGTAACACGCTCGTTCTTAAACCGGCACAG GTAACGCCGTTGACTGCATTAAAATTCGCTGAGTTGTCAGTCAAAGCCGGCATTCCAAAAGGAGTCATCAACATCTTACCAGGCTCGG GAGGAATGGTGGGACAGCGCTTGGCCGATCACCCCGATATCCGTAAACTGGGTTTCACGGGTTCGACGCCCATCGGCAAACAAATCATGAAAAG TTGTGCGCTGAGCAATCTGAAGAAAGTTTCTCTGGAGCTGGGAGGGAAGTCTCCTCTCATCATCTTTAATGATTGCGACATGGACAAGGCTGTTCGCATg GGTATGAGCTCGGTGTACTTCAACAAAGGGGAAAACTGCATTGCTGCGGGGCGCCTTTTTGTTGAGGAGTCCATTCATGATGAATTCATTAGCCGCGTG GTGGCGGAGATAAAGAAGATGAAGATTGGCGACCCGCTGGACCGATCCACAGATCACGGTCCGCAGAATCACAAGGCACACTTGGACAAGCTGCTGGAGTACTGCGAGGTCGGACTAAAGGAAGGCGCCACGCTGGTGTGCGGCGGCAAACAAGTGGAGCGGCCGG GTTTCTTCATGGAGCCCACTGTGTTCACTGACGTGGAGGACCACATGTTCATTGCCAAGGAGGAGTCCTTTGGGCCTGTCATGGTCGTGTCCAAATTTAAAGATGG AGATGTGGAAGGTGTGCTCCAGCGAGCCAACGACACCGAGTACGGCTTGGCGTCGGGCGTGTTTACCCGTGACATCAACAAGGCCATGTATGTCAGCGAGCACTTGGAAGCCGGAACGGTTTTCGTCAACACCTACAACAAGACGGACGTGGCGTCACCTTTCGGAGGCTTCAAGCAGTCTGGCTTTGGCAAAGATCTCG